A region from the Vicia villosa cultivar HV-30 ecotype Madison, WI linkage group LG3, Vvil1.0, whole genome shotgun sequence genome encodes:
- the LOC131655499 gene encoding amino-acid permease BAT1 homolog has protein sequence MESGTSFVPEMTENIAMDSAEKRLNELGYKQELRREMTMFKTLAISFSTMTLFTGITPLYGSSLQYAGPASLVWGWVVVCFFTWFVGIAMAEICSSFPTTGSLYFWAAHLAGPKWGPFSSWCCAWLETIGLIAGIGTQAYAGSQTLQSIILLSTGTNKGGGYFAPKWLFLCMYIGLTVIWAALNTFALEVIAFIDIISIWWQVIGGAVIVILLPLVALTTQSASYVFTNFELAPNTTGISSKPYAVILSFLVSQYSLYGYDAAAHLTEETKGADKNGPIAILGSLAIISVFGWAYILALTFSIQDFTYLYDPNNETAGAFVPAQILYDAFHGRYHNSAGAIVLLFVIWGSFFFGGLSITTSAARVVYALSRDKGVPFSSLWRKLHPKHKVPTNAVWLCAAICILLGLPILKVNVVFTAITSICTIGWVGGYAVPIFARMVMPEKNFKPGPFYLGKARRPICLVAFLWICYTCSVFLLPTLYPITWDTFNYAPVALGVGLGLIMVWWVLDARKWFKGPVRNIDAQNGKV, from the exons ATGGAGAGTGGAACCAGCTTTGTCCCGGAAATGACAGAAAACATAGCTATGGATTCAGCAGAGAAGAGACTCAATGAGCTTGGTTACAAGCAAGAACTAAGAAGAGAAATG ACGATGTTCAAAACTCTTGCGATATCATTTTCAACAATGACGCTTTTTACTGGAATCACCCCTTTGTATGGTTCTAGCCTTCAATATGCCGGCCCTGCGAGTCTTGTCTGGGGTTGGGTAGTTGTTTGTTTCTTCACTTGGTTTGTTGGAATTGCTATGGCTGAGATATGTTCATCTTTCCCG ACAACTGGTTCTCTGTACTTTTGGGCTGCACATTTAGCTGGTCCGAAATGGGGACCATTTTCTTCATGGTGCTGTGCTTGGCTTGAAACCATAGGTCTTATTGCTGGGATTGGGACTCAG GCCTATGCAGGATCACAAACATTGCAGAGTATAATCCTACTTTCAACAGGCACAAATAAAGGCGGAGGGTACTTTGCCCCGAAATGGCTGTTCTTGTGTATGTACATTGGCCTCACTGTTATTTGGGCAGCATTGAACACATTTGCATTAGAAGTTATCGCCTTCATCGATATAATTTCAATATGGTGGCAG GTTATCGGTGGAGCAGTGATAGTGATATTGTTACCTTTGGTGGCACTAACTACACAATCAGCTTCATATGTgttcacaaactttgaattagCACCTAATACAACAGGAATATCAAGCAAACCGTATGCGGTGATTCTATCATTTCTTGTGAGCCAATATTCCCTCTATGGATACGATGCTGCAGCACATTTAACCGAAGAAACTAAAGGCGCAGACAAGAACGGACCCATAGCAATACTCGGTAGTCTCGCCATCATTTCAGTATTTGGTTGGGCTTATATCTTGGCACTTACATTCAGCATTCAG GATTTCACTTATCTTTATGATCCAAACAATGAAACTGCTGGAGCATTTGTGCCAGCACAGATATTATATGATGCATTCCATGGAAGATATCACAATTCTGCAGGAGCAATAGTTCTACTATTTGTCATTTGGGGTTCTTTCTTCTTTGGTGGACTTTCAATCACCACAAGTGCTGCCAGAGTC GTTTATGCACTGTCAAGAGATAAGGGCGTGCCATTTTCATCCTTATGGCGAAAACTGCATCCAAAGCACAAGGTACCTACAAATGCTGTATGGCTATGTGCAGCAATATGCATTCTTCTTGGCCTACCAATATTGAAGGTGAATGTGGTATTTACTGCAATAACATCAATATGCACAATTGGTTGGGTTGGTGGCTATGCAGTACCAATCTTTGCAAGAATGGTGATGCCTGAGAAGAATTTCAAGCCTGGGCCATTTTATTTAGGAAAGGCAAGAAGACCAATATGTTTGGTAGCATTTCTGTGGATTTGTTATACATGTAGTGTGTTCCTTTTGCCAACTCTTTATCCTATAACTTGGGATACTTTCAACTATGCACCTGTTGCTCTAGGGGTAGGTTTGGGTTTAATAATGGTTTGGTGGGTTTTAGATGCAAGAAAATGGTTTAAGGGGCCAGTTAGGAATATTGATGCTCAAAATGGAAAGGTGTAG